From the genome of Persephonella sp., one region includes:
- a CDS encoding lysylphosphatidylglycerol synthase transmembrane domain-containing protein — protein MKKRFIKIFELLVSLSVTLGFIYLFYKVIGIEKFLKFFSELNPLNILVAFLLYTGSYITRAFRWKIVLSIKEFKKLFKITAYNTVFNIFLPFRTGEISFFYMLKKEKIPLSETAVSFFSVRVFDAISLFSVFGISLFLFWGKPVLSILVFILAPFSFLFFQLLLRYIKHEKVQEFSKTKLNLRNISVLYLLSVFTFLLKFTAFYLVLPEGIDLSFTEAFLASSAGDITTILPIHGIAGIGTYEGGYAGILLLFGIDKQTAILGSVFVHIFILIGSAVIAGFSYIFLRN, from the coding sequence TTGAAGAAAAGGTTTATTAAAATATTTGAGCTGTTAGTTTCCTTATCTGTAACCTTAGGTTTTATATATCTGTTTTATAAGGTGATCGGGATAGAAAAATTTCTGAAGTTTTTTTCAGAATTAAACCCCCTAAATATATTAGTTGCATTTTTACTTTATACCGGATCTTACATCACCAGAGCTTTCAGGTGGAAAATTGTTCTTTCGATTAAGGAGTTTAAGAAATTATTTAAAATAACCGCCTACAATACAGTTTTTAACATATTTCTTCCCTTTAGAACAGGAGAAATTTCCTTCTTTTACATGCTGAAAAAGGAGAAGATACCCCTTTCAGAAACAGCTGTCAGCTTTTTTTCTGTAAGAGTATTTGATGCGATCTCTCTTTTCTCAGTTTTTGGTATATCCCTTTTTCTTTTTTGGGGAAAACCGGTGTTATCAATACTTGTATTTATACTTGCCCCTTTCTCCTTTTTATTTTTTCAGCTTTTACTCAGATACATAAAACATGAAAAAGTTCAAGAGTTTAGCAAAACAAAGCTAAACCTAAGAAATATATCTGTTTTATATCTGCTCTCTGTTTTTACTTTTCTGCTGAAATTCACAGCTTTTTATCTTGTTCTTCCAGAAGGCATTGATCTATCCTTTACTGAAGCCTTTTTGGCTTCGTCTGCAGGGGACATTACAACTATCCTCCCAATACATGGAATAGCAGGGATTGGAACATACGAAGGCGGCTATGCTGGAATTCTTCTTCTGTTCGGTATAGACAAGCAGACAGCCATTTTAGGGTCTGTTTTTGTTCATATTTTTATCCTTATAGGATCAGCTGTTATAGCCGGATTTTCGTATATTTTTTTAAGAAACTGA
- a CDS encoding ParA family protein — protein sequence MGKIIGLVNQKGGAGKSSITNALSHEFSRRGYRVLVVDYDPQGTQTMLFGFNRLSEFVDTEHDITNIFNGKELKPINVKENLDLIPANQGLREEAESGRMGKELILSNFLKGGFGKKGIAEDYDIIFIDSPADSGALTVGTIASSDYVLIPTRLTFVDSTGLVGTLQTVIQAVMTFRLDLSILGFIPVAYKPRLKEHKDVLASLKQTIPQIIEKYDFIKKASEELFFDPINDRIAWAEAAGKRISIREYIETEKKSQKDIILTLENITDEIIRRTLIPLEVTV from the coding sequence ATGGGGAAAATAATAGGTCTTGTAAACCAGAAAGGAGGTGCAGGAAAAAGCAGTATCACAAATGCTTTATCCCATGAGTTTTCAAGGAGGGGATACAGGGTTCTTGTGGTTGATTACGATCCTCAGGGAACTCAGACGATGCTTTTTGGTTTTAACAGACTTTCTGAGTTTGTTGATACAGAGCACGACATTACAAACATCTTTAACGGAAAAGAACTCAAACCAATAAATGTTAAAGAAAACCTTGATCTTATACCTGCAAATCAGGGTTTAAGGGAGGAGGCAGAAAGCGGTAGAATGGGAAAAGAGTTAATTCTCTCAAACTTCCTGAAAGGGGGTTTTGGAAAAAAAGGTATCGCTGAAGATTACGACATAATCTTCATAGACTCACCTGCAGATTCAGGTGCTTTAACTGTCGGGACTATAGCCTCAAGCGATTACGTGCTTATACCTACAAGACTAACATTTGTTGATTCAACAGGTCTTGTTGGAACACTTCAGACTGTAATACAGGCTGTTATGACCTTCAGACTTGATCTTTCCATATTAGGATTTATACCTGTTGCTTACAAGCCAAGACTGAAAGAACACAAAGATGTTCTTGCATCATTGAAACAAACTATACCCCAGATAATAGAAAAGTATGATTTTATAAAAAAAGCATCGGAAGAACTTTTCTTTGATCCCATAAACGACAGAATAGCATGGGCAGAAGCTGCAGGAAAAAGAATATCTATCAGAGAGTATATTGAAACTGAGAAAAAATCCCAGAAGGACATTATTCTTACCCTTGAAAACATCACAGATGAGATAATCAGAAGAACTCTCATTCCCTTAGAAGTAACGGTTTAG
- a CDS encoding ParB/RepB/Spo0J family partition protein codes for MDTGIFEDILDIKKTEKIKEAVQKIQEVKPEEIQISKIKNPRFHDRSYVSPERIVALAENIKEYGLAQPIVVRRLEDGSYERIIGYIRIKAFEYLKRDKIPAVVLDVDEETALALMISENAQREDLNDYDKLMSHLDYLSFILKKDRNDVIRTARKIFNYISGNIKELTPEERKEGQIIEKTLQKLSGTNLRTFIERLKIINVAPQIKDAIKKHGWSYSLAIEVNKLRNYPEKMEQLIKQIIKYDLSKKEVEAKVREILGEEAKKRIKNPFKEVFKDLNRKVSSVYKKLPKEEKRKVEKMIEEKLNQIYKILEKYE; via the coding sequence ATGGATACAGGAATTTTTGAGGACATACTTGATATAAAAAAAACAGAAAAAATAAAAGAGGCTGTTCAGAAAATACAGGAAGTTAAGCCTGAAGAAATACAGATCTCAAAAATCAAAAACCCAAGATTTCACGACAGAAGTTATGTCAGCCCTGAAAGGATCGTAGCACTTGCAGAAAATATCAAAGAGTATGGTCTTGCCCAGCCTATTGTTGTGAGAAGATTGGAAGATGGAAGCTACGAGAGGATAATAGGATATATCAGAATAAAAGCATTTGAGTATCTAAAAAGGGACAAAATTCCTGCTGTCGTTCTTGATGTTGACGAGGAGACTGCCCTTGCATTAATGATATCGGAAAATGCCCAGAGGGAAGACCTGAATGATTACGATAAACTAATGTCCCATCTTGATTATCTCTCTTTTATTCTGAAAAAAGATAGGAACGACGTGATTAGAACGGCAAGAAAGATATTTAACTACATATCAGGAAATATAAAAGAGCTTACCCCAGAGGAAAGGAAAGAGGGACAGATAATAGAAAAAACATTACAGAAGCTCTCAGGAACAAATCTGAGGACATTTATAGAAAGATTAAAAATTATAAATGTTGCTCCCCAGATAAAAGATGCCATAAAAAAACACGGCTGGTCTTACTCATTAGCCATTGAGGTCAACAAGCTCAGAAATTATCCTGAAAAAATGGAACAGCTTATAAAACAGATCATAAAGTATGATCTGAGCAAAAAAGAAGTGGAAGCAAAAGTCAGGGAGATATTAGGGGAAGAGGCAAAAAAAAGAATTAAAAATCCATTTAAGGAAGTATTTAAAGATCTAAACAGGAAGGTCTCATCAGTATATAAAAAACTTCCTAAAGAAGAAAAGAGAAAAGTTGAAAAGATGATAGAGGAAAAACTAAACCAGATATACAAAATACTTGAAAAATACGAGTGA
- the nrdR gene encoding transcriptional regulator NrdR: protein MKCPNCGSLNDKVVDTRQSKDGSVIRRRRECLDCGFRFTTYERYEEEKIIVKKKNGTTEPFNKDKIIRGIRLASKNRPVSEKQMVDIADEIEKYLLEEGKLVVDSTEIGDLVQERLKKIDPVAYLRFRSVYNEFQDIKDFEKALKEIEEKEEE from the coding sequence ATGAAATGCCCAAACTGCGGATCTCTTAATGATAAGGTTGTTGATACAAGACAGTCAAAAGATGGGTCTGTGATAAGAAGAAGGCGTGAGTGTCTTGACTGTGGGTTTAGGTTTACAACCTACGAGAGATACGAAGAAGAAAAGATTATCGTTAAGAAAAAGAACGGCACAACTGAGCCTTTTAACAAAGATAAGATAATTAGAGGAATAAGACTTGCATCAAAAAACAGACCTGTTTCTGAAAAACAGATGGTTGACATAGCCGATGAGATAGAGAAATATCTTCTTGAGGAAGGAAAGCTTGTTGTTGACAGCACAGAGATAGGTGATCTTGTTCAGGAGAGATTAAAAAAAATAGACCCTGTTGCATACCTCAGATTTAGATCTGTTTACAATGAGTTTCAGGATATTAAAGATTTTGAGAAAGCCTTAAAAGAGATAGAAGAAAAAGAGGAGGAATAA